A region of the Anomalospiza imberbis isolate Cuckoo-Finch-1a 21T00152 chromosome 11, ASM3175350v1, whole genome shotgun sequence genome:
ATTTCTTATCTTCATTTTGCTGACGGGAGAAAACATGGGAAGTTTTGTACACAACAAATACTGTGTAGCAAGAGCTGCCTGTTCCAAAAGTGCTCTGTGCCCCCTCTCTTGTGcaggaggagcactggggcagGTTACTCCCAGGTGACCCAGACCAACCATTTCATAGATATGATGTTCTCTCTGTCCCTATGCTGAAGGCAACCAGATGAACCAGTTTTCTAATTAACTTGTTCTGCAGGTGCAATGACAAAGGAAAACCTTTTCAATAACTTCATTGTTTGCCCAAACTCTTTTTATGGATATCTTCTAAGTTCTCAAATATCTGAAAAAGTTTGTATTTTGTCCACTTTCTCCTgaaaccttttccttttcctcttttctctcttgaactcatgACAAAGACATTTTTATTCTGAAGGCAAGAATCCCAGAACACACAGTGCCAATTGTGAGTTTCTAAGCAGTCCAATCTCTCTAATCACTTATAAAAGACAGACATAGACTGTTTGTTCCTtatcagtttcatttttattttgaaccTTTGGAATATCAAATGGGAAAATTTCTCCACCAAGTGTATGTTTTCAAGCTCTATCTCCAGGAATGATACATTAGGTGTGAAATTAGAGCACAAGTGAAAGCATCCTGATCCATCAATAACAAGGACTTTAAATCCTTGAAAAATCCTTAAATAGCTTTCAGTGCATTGCTGACAGaagacctaaaaaaaaaaagtaccaaaaattattaaaatatgtatCAAAACCTATTATAAGATAAAAGGATTTACATGCATATGTCTATTCACAGGTCCCCATTGTCTCCTGGAAAGCAAGAATTCATGAAATCAAATTATTTGATCAACAGCACGAAGAAATTTGTGGCAGCATCAAGCTAAGAACCCAATTTTTCACTTCTACACTTAAATATGGGCCTGCATCACTCCACAGACAAAACAAcaacaggagaaagaaaacgATGCAGCAGAAGGGAGATGGAATTCTTCAAGCATCTTGTAATTTCTGAAAGAACAGGCTCAAATATTTGTGTGCAACGCAAATGCCATTTATATGAAGCTTTAACATGGTGTGTGACTGTCACGGATTTCAGAGCAGCTTGCACAGGCAACACATCTCATTCTGCCCTTCAGAGTTGCAGGGAACACTGTGCAGAACTGGGTGAAAAACCCAGATCCCCAGCCTTCCATGGGAGTGCTCCATGGTGCTACATCCTAGGAGCGCTGATGGAGGTTtccagggaggggagagggtGATGGTGTTATTCCACTTGAGAAAGGCTTCAGCCTTAGCAAAGGTGCTGCTATGGATGCCTCCTAAAGCACATCTAAACCTGTTTGTATGGCAATTTGCTTGCTTCACCAAAAGCCATGCAAAAGTAAGCTATTTCAGAAAGGCTCACGCTCCAAAGTGCCAGTTCAATGCGGGATTTGTATTAAAAAACATTCTACATTTGGCTTCTGCATTTTAACACTAATCCAGCCCGGCCCATGCGCCCACACCGAAGGAAATGAACTGTATCAGGCAATGTCATTTGCTAAAGGGTAAGAGTAGAGGAATTCTCCATCCCTTCGTTTCAGATTTCTAGGGACAATTTCACAGGCCGTGCCGTTGCTGAATGGGGAAATTGGAAAACTGCAGAATCGATTTGCAGACGTGAAgttctattttcttttacacCTCCTTCATCAGAGTCTCCATCACTCCTGCGTTGTGCAGCATTATCATCGGAGCAGCCTGGACACCACTGATAATTGCTGAGTGAGGGGAAGGCTGTGCCTTGCAAGCAAAAGTAAAACCAGTGGGGTGGCACTGCCTTTATATTCACCTGCTTTGGAGAAGTGCTCATGTACTCAGGCTACTAATTCCTCAGAGTtaactgaaattaatttaaaaatattattcaaattggttttgtttgcttttttttttccctgaacaaAACTTCCCAGCTAAAAGCTGTGAAGCTGTATTAAATCTGCTTTGCGTAGAACCAGGGAAAATATACACGATTTTGCAATGCTTCCATTATTTAATTCTTCATTAATTGCGttccacaaagaaaaaaacctcaaaactcTTCCACAACAAACACCTGATAACGATACAGTTCCCAAGAATGAGACCAGCGGCTAATTGCTTTAGAAAACTGGAAAACCTGGTGACTATCATCCACTTGACCTCTGGGATGGAGAGAGAAATGTGCCATTAAGGGTCAGGGGCAATGAAATGGTCACTTGTGTGCTGCGGTCATTCAGCAGCTCTGCGGGACAGGTGAGGCTGATCCGGCTGCCCACAGCGTGCTGGGGTTACCAACCCTGGAAAAATTCAGAGTATTCCTGATGTAACAAGCTTTCAGACCAAGCAGCCGATTACTGGTTCCTATTAAAGGTTAATTCAACCTTGCACAGCTATGGGTCTCACATCCTGCCCCTCgccacagccctgcagcattAGGACGCTGGCAGGCATTTCTGCGCCCTTCCCTGCCGGGTCTCCGGGTGGCACCTCGGCTCCCCGCAGCGAGGCTTCGCCCCAGGAGCCACAGCTCAGCGTGGGCAGGAGAACTGCAGGGTTTGGGGGCGGAGGGGGTGATTTACCCCTCTGGAGAGGCCAGTTCTGCCGGCTGTCCCGGCTGAGGGGGAGCACATCCCACCCCGCCGGGACGAGGCGCTGACGCTGCCCACGAGGCCCTGCCCCAGGGCCCAAAATGGCGCCGCCGCCTCGTTGCTACGCGACCGGCAGGGCCCGCCTCCCCCCGGGAACTACAACTCCCAGGCATCCCGCTCCGGAGGGACTACAACTCCCGGCAGGTCCCGCGCGCGAAGGGCTGCGGGCCCGCACTACATGTCCCGGCAGGCCGTGGGGGCACTGACCAATCGGTGCTGTTGATGCTGCGGGGTGCGCGGCCGGCGGTGAGCGGGGGAAGCGGCGCGGTGACATTTCCTGCCGGGCCGCCCCCGGAGCCGCTGCCCGAGCGGGGCCCAGGATGGCAGCGCTGGGAGGTCGGTGCGGGGCGACGGGGCAGCGCCCGGTGCCAGAGGGGCGGTCGTGGTGAAGGATAGCAGGGCCTGTGCGTCGGGGGGAAGTCTGTGCGGGGAGTGGCGATGAGGGGCTTCGGGCCTGTGCTGGCGGGGAGCACCGTGTGAGGGGGCTCGGGGGTGCCCGCGCTGCGAGAGGTCCGTGGCGGGGCAGCGGTGCTCGGCTGTGGGAGCTGATGGCGTGAGGGGAGGGCGCCTGAGCGGGGCTGTGGGAGCGGGGCTGTGGGAGCGGGGCTGTGGGagcggggctgtgcggggcagcGGTGTCTGTGTGAGGCTGGAAGGAGGCTGTCCCGTGAGGGACCCCCCTGCTGGGGGAGAGGGGAGCGCGGATGACGAAAGGCTTCTGTGAAAATGGATGTGCTCTCTCTCCTCTTTGCCCCTTTGTGTTGCCTAAATGTTGTTGGAAGCACTCTGTTGCAGTCAGCAGCTTTACCTGATTTGCAGCTCTGGCCAcctaatgtttttcttttgagctctcctttgttgtttttgttgcgTAAAAATTTTGGTGCTATTACGAAACAGATTTTTGTGCTTGAGCTATTGCTCAATTTTCACTTTGGGATTTACTTAATTAGGCTTATCACATGTTATTTAGCAGCATATGCTCTACTAAATATGTTTCCACGGTGATATATGAGCTCCTTCACACCTGAGAAATTTCAAATTAtaattctgttttatttgtAGAGAAAACATATAACTATTTACAAATTTATGTGGGTTTAAGTTAAGACTTATTGTAGGGCTGTTTCTTCAtgagcctctgctccagccattACTTGTGTAGGGCAGGAGCCAGTTCCTGTTTCAATGTGaagttaaatatttacataCAGACTTGTGTAATGGTGGGGGGAGTCTGGGGACTTATTTTATTCCTCTGTgttcctttttgttttaaatgtccATAAGTGTTGTGTTTCTTGATTTGATTTCCCCTTCCCCAGTTGTGTGAAGTATTTGTATAGTTTTCCTTAATGGATATAAACTCTACAGGGGGATAGAACAGGACTTTATAGTTGACTGGTAACTGACATGTACATtgtgaaaaggaggaaaagataTTTATGTATTTACACACCCGTGACAGTGTTCGGCTTGCTGTTGAAGGATGATGATGCTGAGGAAGTATGGAATATCAGTTTGTGCTAATTCTTGGTCATGCATGggtttttggaggttttttttgttattggTTGTTTTCTGTTAAAGTTTCAATTTTGCTTCGTAGAACCAAGTCAGTTTTCACAAACACTGAACGGAGTCCCTCCCTCAAACCAAGCCAGCAGTGGAATGGACCCTTTCCATGCTTGTAGTATTCTCCAACAGCTGAAGACCATGTATGATGAAGGACAGCTGACAGATATTGTGGTGGAAGTGGATCATGGGAAGACATTCTCCTGTCATAGGAATGTTCTTGCTGCAATCAGTCCTTATTTCAGGTAAAACCATCCATTGTTCTAGTGGGGATCAAAGCAGGCAGAATATTAGTATAGGCATgattttttaaggttttcatttaatgaaaataagTTCTGTGTATTTATAGATAATATAGTGCACCTAGCAAGTAAAGATTATTGTTCTTTTAAGGTCAGTGGATTATCTGTGTCTGTTTCTCAAAGGAAAGTTTCATTGGAGACAATGTCACACAATTTTAAACCAAGCAAGACTGCCCCTGGTACTGAGGGTATCAGGGATACAGTAAGAACATATTGAAACTACTTGTTTTCATCTCAAATTACATATTTTAGCATGCTCGAGTAAACATATGAAATAACTTGTTGAAGGTTGAATGCAAAGACTTGGAAATGTCAAGATCTTTTTGCTTGTAAACTCAGTGAATTTTAACATGGGGTTAGTGAGATAATTAAGCAAGAAGTTCCACTTTTGTTTCAGTAAATGTAGAAATGATCTTAAATTTAGTCACCCCAACAGGAAAGTTTAACACCtgtgaaaaatgtgtttgtgcTGACAGAGGGGCAAACGCATTGGGACTAGCTGTACAATATGTTTGATTTTGTGCCGGTAGCTAAAGGTAGTTCCAGACAAACTGCTGGATGTTTCTGCTTTGCAGATCGATGTTCACGAGCGGCCTTACCGAGAGCACCCAGAAGGAAGTTCGGATCGTTGGTGTCGAGGCAGAGTCGATGCATTTAGTGTTGAACTATGCATATACCTCCAGAGTAGTGCTGACAGAGGCCAACGTTCAAGCTTTGTTCACTGCAGCCAGTATCTTCCAGATCCCTTCCATACAAGACCAGTGTGCTAAATACATGATCAGTCATTTGGACCCACAGAACTCCATTGGGGTGTTCATCTTTGCTGATCACTATGGTCATCAGGAACTCAAAGACAGGTCACAAGACTACATTCGCAAGAAGTTTCTGAGTGTCACCAAAGAGCAAGAGTTTCTTCAGTTGAGAAAAGACCAACTGATAAGTATCCTCAACAGTGATGATTTAAATGTAGATAAGGAAGAACATGTTTATGAGAGCATTATAAGGTGGTTTGAGCATGAACAAAATAAGAGAGAAGTGCACCTTCCAGAAATATTTGCCAAATGCATCCGTATGCCTCTGTTGGATGAGACATTTTTAGAGAAAATCCCTCCCGCGTTTGCACAGGCGATGGCCAAAAGCTGTGTACAAAAGGGACAACCCAGTGCCAATGGCTACACACAACGGCTTGGAATGACCGCTTCCGAAATGATCATATGCTTCGATGCTGCCCACAAACACTCAGGAAAGAAGCAAACAGTGCCTTGTTTAGATTCGGTCACAGGGAGAGTGTTTAAACTATGCAAGCCACCAAATGACTTGAGGGAGGTGGGAATTCTCGTGTCTCCTGATAACGACATTTACATTGCGGGTGGTTACAGGCCGAGCAGCAGCGAGGTCTCCATCGACCACCGGGCCGAGAGTGATTTTTGGATGTACGATCACTCTGGCAATAGGTGGATTCCCAAGGCTCCTTTGCTGCGGGCCAGAATAGGCTGCAAGTTGGTTCACTGCTGTGGGAAGCTGTACGCCATCGGGGGGAGAGTTTATGAAGGAGATGGGCGGAACTCCCTCAAGTCTGTGGAGTGCTATGACAGCCGGGAGAACTGCTGGACAGCTGTGTGTCCCATGCCAGTGGCAATGGAGTTCCACAGTGCTGTGGAGTATAAGGATAACATTTATGTTTTACAGGGTAAGGTGGTTTGACTGCCTCTGTGGTGTTTTACTGGAAGTGGGGATTGTTCATTCTGACGGTCTCTGTTTTCTTAAGCAATTTGGAAAAACCCCTTGGGCAATGGGGCACGGTGGGGGGAAGAGAGGGGGAACTAGGAAGAGGGAGGTTGCTGCTCGAATTCTCATGCCCTGGCAATGTGTCATGAAGTTGTAGTACTGAGTTATTGCACAGACGGTATTTTTTGTGGTATTCTGAGTCAACAATACAGTATTCaaattaattctgaaaattCTTTATTAAATCTTTACCTGGGTGAAATGCACCAAAGCTGAAGGAAAGATACTGTCCTGTGAAAAAGCACTTTGCATTTTCCTTGGCTAAAGCTGAGAAAATTCCTGGTGTCTTTATTCTTGGTGACTTGTAGAAGTTGATTAATGATGTCTAAGTCTTCATTTCCTGCCCTACCCTGCTTTCTGAAGTCATCTTAGAAACTAGAAAGAGATAAAGCATCTCTCTTAGTTAACTCTGTTTCTTTGGTCACTAATTACAGTACTGCCTTTACACTCAGTGCACACTGAAAAGTGCTGAGACTGCTCTGAGGCTGTGGTAAGAGCAAagtgggaaagaaggaaggagggggaggtgtcccagttttgttttgctgaggGCCACCTCTGTAAACACCTGCACAAAGCTGGGGTCTCAGATACACACCAGCTCCTTCTTGGGTCACTTCCATACAAAGCTGGACGATGGGAAAGAAACAGGATAGACAGTACTGTAAGATCCTTATTACTTCCCAGAAGAAGTTAACATTATTTCTTGACTTTGCATTCGTGATCTTCCATGTGACTTGCAGTTTTCTTCTTCCGTTGTTTCTGTATCATGTTCTACTCTTGTTGGTTGTGGCCTTAAATAGTTCTGTTGTGCTAAAAAGTTCTTTAAATCTCTCTTGGGTCAGATGTCTGCTTTAAGTGGTTAGAAAGGAATGCTGAAGAATACTGAACTTAGTATTTGTTCCTTTAATGTTTCTTAGAACTCATAAAAGGTGGATGATATTATTATAACCTACAGAATAAGAGTGCACTTTGTTCACAAATTTTAGCTGCACTGATTCTGTGCTTCAATACTTTAAGTGACAACTGACTACTCATACAAATAAGCTATTTCCTGTGCTAACCAGCAAATTCTGAAGAGCAGTGTTATGGGTGGCTAGAAAAAACCTTGATTGAGTTGTGCTGTAGTACAAAGAAGTTAGCTTTTAGTAATTTTTCTAGGGAAAACTCCAAAGTTAGATGCCATCAACAAGAATTGATGAGAGTGGGAAAATGCCTATGGAATGCAAGTGTCAGTCACTGGAGATTGCACAGTGGAACAAAACTGAATAATCAAAATTAGTATTACCTGTAAGACTATCTCTTAAACTATGTTCCACCAATTTTATTGCCTCACTTCTGTGTTCTTTGTTATACTTGAGGTGTTTGGTCACACAACAGCTCGGTTAAAGTCATTAAGATAGCCACGTGAAATCACGTATGATTTGAATTATGCTAGCATTTGGCAGATGTAAGGCCTTTCTCCCACTGGACTTTATGAAAGTCAAGGTGGTCTTTATCCATATTCTTTTCATGAAATGTACAGAGCGTGAGTTTTTGGTCATCTGAACTTCCTTTATCTGCAGTCTgtagctgctgctctgtgcactGAGCAGCAGAGGTGTTTTATAATCTAACCACAAACCTAACCATGAATCAGTAGCTTCATGCAGGTTCTCACCTGGCCTCCTTTCAAGCAAATCAGCCTAAATGTGTAACCCAGCCACCTGATACCAGTAACTTCAAAATCTGAGTTTGGTATAAGACAGAATTCTGGGTTTGAAGGTTGCTAAGCCTGAGCAAATAATCGTGAGACTCCCTATCTGCAGAGGACACATTGTTTCACTCTTTAAGGTCTTTACAAATGTACTTCAGATGTTTCAAGACAGGAATCTTGAAAGGTTTTGTCCCAGATTAAAAAGCGTGCTTTAGAAGTAATAAAGGATACCTTGAAACTCTGTAAAATGTGTTTCTGATGCGCTTCAAATTCCCTCTGCTTCAGCTGAACCAGAAACTCGATGTAGGTTTTAGTCGTGCTATTAAT
Encoded here:
- the KBTBD8 gene encoding kelch repeat and BTB domain-containing protein 8 — encoded protein: MAALGEPSQFSQTLNGVPPSNQASSGMDPFHACSILQQLKTMYDEGQLTDIVVEVDHGKTFSCHRNVLAAISPYFRSMFTSGLTESTQKEVRIVGVEAESMHLVLNYAYTSRVVLTEANVQALFTAASIFQIPSIQDQCAKYMISHLDPQNSIGVFIFADHYGHQELKDRSQDYIRKKFLSVTKEQEFLQLRKDQLISILNSDDLNVDKEEHVYESIIRWFEHEQNKREVHLPEIFAKCIRMPLLDETFLEKIPPAFAQAMAKSCVQKGQPSANGYTQRLGMTASEMIICFDAAHKHSGKKQTVPCLDSVTGRVFKLCKPPNDLREVGILVSPDNDIYIAGGYRPSSSEVSIDHRAESDFWMYDHSGNRWIPKAPLLRARIGCKLVHCCGKLYAIGGRVYEGDGRNSLKSVECYDSRENCWTAVCPMPVAMEFHSAVEYKDNIYVLQGEFFLCYDPQKDYWGFLTPMTVPRIQGLATVYNDSIYYIAGTCGNHQRMFTVEAYDIEQNKWTRKKDFPCDQSINPYIKLVLLKNKLHLFVRATQVTVEEHVFRTSRKNSLYQYDEVTDQWQKVYETPDRLWDLGRHFECVVAKLYPQCLQKVI